A stretch of Lathyrus oleraceus cultivar Zhongwan6 chromosome 6, CAAS_Psat_ZW6_1.0, whole genome shotgun sequence DNA encodes these proteins:
- the LOC127094882 gene encoding uncharacterized protein LOC127094882 has translation MVEAIELKVTVKGLSKMLIYTETRKRGKSNQTIFDCDKGGKYNDTDSGTQSATKKYGYPFKIRSTSAKDGSGWKVHVKCGVHNHGLPDRLEGHSFLGRLATDEKQYDVDLTKRHVLPSPIFLSLQERDPENVIQITRTYKLKSMIEKEIRGPKSEIQHLFQLIEGA, from the exons ATGGTGGAAGCGATAGAATTGAAGGTTACTGTGAAGGGTCTCTCCAAGAT GTTGATCT atactgaaacaaGAAAGAGAGGGAAAAGTAACCAAACAATATTTGATTGTGATAAAGGTGGAAAATACAATGATACTGATAGTGGAACACAAAGTGCAACAAAAAAATATGGATATCCctttaaaatcaggtcgacttCGGCAAAAGATGGGTCTGGATGGAAGGTTCATGTAAAATGTGGAGTtcataatcatggtttacctgatagattagaaggtcattcctTTCTTGGTAGATTGGCCACAGATGAGAAACAATATGATGttgatttgacaaagagacatgtTCTACCAAGCCCCATATTTCTTTCCTTGCAAGAGCGAGACCCGGAAAATGTCATTCAGATCACGCGAACGTATAAGCTTAAGAGTAtgatagaaaaagagataagaggtcctaaaagtgagatacaacatttgtttCAGCTTATAGAGGGCGCATGA